The following proteins come from a genomic window of Mechercharimyces sp. CAU 1602:
- a CDS encoding Hsp20/alpha crystallin family protein: MYDPQSFQKWSVLAKKFFGEEFWSETMGDTEGAFSGPKVDVYHTQSEVIVLIDMPGIEDVSQVTSRVQNQTLHLKGAYRSRYPEYEAVLRERDSGAFERDIDLNVPVTTKNSSASYKKGILEIRLHRLDL, encoded by the coding sequence GTGTACTAGCTAAAAAATTTTTTGGAGAAGAGTTTTGGTCTGAGACGATGGGCGATACAGAAGGGGCTTTTTCAGGACCTAAGGTAGATGTGTATCATACACAATCAGAAGTAATTGTGTTGATCGATATGCCAGGGATTGAAGATGTTTCGCAGGTTACTTCCCGGGTTCAAAATCAAACACTTCATCTAAAAGGTGCATACCGCTCTCGTTATCCAGAATACGAGGCAGTTCTAAGAGAACGTGACTCAGGCGCGTTTGAGCGGGACATCGATTTAAATGTACCAGTTACTACTAAGAACAGTTCGGCATCGTACAAAAAAGGTATTTTGGAAATACGACTACACCGGTTAGATCTGTAG
- a CDS encoding spore germination protein has product MATINNIFNLKIQSVSSAGSVNFGNTINIGAESNSKSLGGSSPIGDFAKNIDFERNLEIDPDVFDQSR; this is encoded by the coding sequence ATGGCCACTATTAATAATATTTTCAATTTAAAGATCCAAAGTGTTTCCAGTGCTGGTTCTGTCAACTTTGGGAATACCATTAATATTGGGGCGGAAAGTAACAGTAAGTCGTTGGGCGGCTCATCCCCAATCGGTGATTTTGCGAAAAATATTGACTTTGAAAGGAACTTAGAGATTGATCCGGATGTATTCGATCAATCACGTTAG
- the bcp gene encoding thioredoxin-dependent thiol peroxidase, with product MVIKEGDIAPSFSLPASNGEKVSLADFKDEKNVVLYFYPKDMTPGCTTESCEFRDQTEAFADLDTVIIGVSMDDLDSHEKFIAKYNLPFLLLSDTDAEVSKAYDVYKEKNVFGNKKLGIERSTFIIDKEGRIAKAYRKVKVDGHVDEALTFVKEQLT from the coding sequence ATTGTGATAAAAGAAGGAGATATCGCTCCATCCTTTTCCTTGCCTGCTTCAAATGGCGAGAAGGTTTCATTGGCAGACTTTAAGGATGAAAAAAATGTTGTTCTCTATTTTTACCCTAAAGATATGACACCGGGATGTACGACAGAATCATGCGAGTTTCGTGATCAAACAGAGGCATTTGCTGATTTAGATACGGTTATTATAGGTGTTAGCATGGATGATCTCGATTCTCATGAAAAGTTTATTGCTAAGTATAACCTTCCTTTCTTGTTATTAAGCGATACTGATGCGGAAGTGAGTAAAGCGTACGATGTGTATAAAGAAAAAAATGTATTTGGAAATAAGAAGTTAGGTATCGAGCGTTCCACCTTTATTATTGATAAAGAGGGCAGGATCGCCAAGGCATATCGGAAGGTGAAAGTGGACGGTCATGTGGACGAGGCGTTAACATTTGTAAAAGAACAGCTAACCTAA
- the nth gene encoding endonuclease III, translated as MTAKPKRVQTRKILDSLAQMYPDAHCELDYRNPFELLIATILSAQSTDRQVNKVTKTLFTKYPTPSAFCEVTDVEIAEEIKGLGLYRNKSKNILKTCRILVEDYNGEVPANRKKLEQLPGVGRKTANVVLSNAFDIPALAVDTHVLRVANRLALADSDSPLQTEKQLIRRIPRREWTDAHHRIIWHGRRVCSARKPKCSSCELLPYCWYGKQAIH; from the coding sequence ATGACAGCTAAACCGAAGCGAGTTCAGACAAGAAAGATTTTAGATTCGCTTGCACAGATGTATCCGGATGCTCATTGCGAATTAGACTACCGCAACCCGTTTGAATTACTAATTGCCACAATCTTATCTGCCCAATCAACAGATCGACAGGTTAATAAAGTTACAAAAACATTATTTACCAAGTATCCGACGCCGTCTGCGTTTTGTGAAGTAACGGATGTAGAAATTGCAGAGGAGATCAAAGGATTAGGTTTATATAGAAATAAAAGTAAAAATATCCTGAAAACATGTCGGATTTTAGTGGAAGACTATAATGGAGAGGTACCTGCGAACCGAAAAAAATTAGAGCAACTACCCGGTGTAGGACGAAAAACAGCCAATGTTGTCTTAAGCAATGCTTTTGATATTCCTGCCTTGGCGGTCGATACTCATGTACTGCGAGTAGCTAATCGTCTTGCCCTAGCCGATAGCGATTCGCCACTTCAGACGGAGAAACAGCTAATTCGGCGAATTCCACGTAGAGAGTGGACAGATGCACATCATCGAATCATTTGGCATGGACGACGTGTTTGTTCAGCTAGAAAGCCAAAGTGCTCCTCCTGTGAGTTGTTGCCTTACTGTTGGTATGGGAAACAAGCGATCCATTGA
- the perR gene encoding peroxide-responsive transcriptional repressor PerR, translating to MIDMNGRLKRAITRLKNNSVRITPQRHAILEYLLETSGHPTADEIYRALEGKFPNMSVATVYNNLRVFKEAGLVRELNFGDASSRFDADMSDHYHVICNDCGKMEDFEYSLLLDMEKEAAIKTGFIVDSHRLEFYGLCPACQKRE from the coding sequence ATGATAGATATGAATGGTCGGTTAAAACGGGCGATCACAAGGTTGAAAAATAATAGCGTACGCATCACACCACAGCGGCATGCGATTCTCGAGTATCTGTTGGAAACATCAGGGCACCCAACTGCAGATGAGATATATAGAGCGCTTGAGGGGAAATTCCCCAACATGAGTGTTGCAACAGTGTATAATAATCTGCGGGTGTTTAAAGAAGCAGGGCTTGTACGTGAGTTGAACTTCGGGGATGCATCCAGTCGCTTTGATGCAGACATGAGCGATCATTACCATGTCATCTGTAATGACTGCGGAAAAATGGAAGACTTTGAGTATTCATTGCTGCTGGATATGGAAAAAGAGGCGGCTATAAAAACAGGCTTTATTGTAGACTCCCATCGATTGGAGTTTTATGGATTATGCCCCGCTTGCCAGAAGCGGGAATAG
- a CDS encoding long-chain fatty acid--CoA ligase, producing the protein MLPQNLVDMLHRSSHRYPSKKALMWKEDGAYRSCTYAELWKQVTHAASGLKKLGVGPNDKVAILSDNSPAWAIADFAILSLGAVVVPIYPTLVGEKVTYILEDCDVNLIFVQNRNRLQQVSSWPQSLTKLVLMSDEVDTSDERILNFSQLLEEGERSNHLQSLTSWKECQRGQLATIVPTSGTTGKPKGVMLSHGNILNNIESMQQFVDVSYRDRTLSFLPLSHIFERTVAHFGLLYQGGTIAYAESIHTVSENLREVQPTLAVSVPRLFEKIYQGIFEQVHQGSSLKKKLFYWGLSIAEQRYQHTAKSYNNPLPSSLEWKYLLAKQIIFTKIHEQLGGRIRLMVSGGAPLNAEICKFFTKIGIPIVEGYGMSECAPLIACTRLTEPRPGTVGRPAPGTEVRLGADNELLAKSPSVMMGYYNLPEKTAETITDGWLHTGDIAEMDGDGCIRIVDRKKSILVLSTGKNVSPQAVEQRLSMSRFIQQSAVIGNNRKYVSALIVPDFSVLKAHAEKHGWSETTPEQWNQSPALSQLIQQEMDRLLKDFASYEKPKTFAILKEPFSADKGELTPTLKIRISQVEKNYADTIATLYHSSDHPLEGAHLTPVAQA; encoded by the coding sequence GTGCTACCACAAAATCTAGTGGATATGTTACATCGTTCATCCCATCGCTACCCTAGCAAAAAGGCACTGATGTGGAAAGAAGACGGGGCTTATCGGTCTTGTACGTATGCAGAGTTATGGAAGCAAGTTACTCACGCTGCCAGTGGGCTTAAAAAACTAGGAGTGGGTCCCAATGACAAGGTAGCAATCTTATCCGACAATTCCCCCGCCTGGGCAATCGCTGATTTTGCTATTTTAAGCTTAGGAGCTGTCGTTGTCCCAATCTACCCTACACTCGTCGGGGAAAAGGTAACTTATATTCTGGAAGATTGCGATGTCAACCTTATCTTTGTTCAGAATCGCAACCGGCTCCAACAGGTCTCCTCCTGGCCTCAATCGCTAACGAAGCTAGTGTTGATGAGTGATGAAGTAGATACGAGTGATGAACGCATCCTTAATTTTTCACAGTTATTAGAAGAAGGAGAGCGCTCTAATCACTTACAATCTCTTACCTCATGGAAAGAATGCCAGCGGGGACAGCTAGCTACCATCGTCCCTACATCAGGAACCACAGGAAAACCTAAAGGTGTAATGCTCTCACACGGCAACATCCTAAACAACATTGAATCTATGCAACAATTTGTAGATGTAAGCTATCGTGACCGAACATTGTCATTCTTACCATTATCTCATATTTTCGAACGAACCGTTGCTCATTTTGGCCTCTTATACCAAGGTGGTACCATTGCCTATGCTGAGAGTATCCACACTGTATCGGAAAACTTGCGAGAAGTACAACCCACGCTTGCCGTCAGTGTGCCTCGCTTATTCGAAAAAATTTATCAAGGTATATTTGAACAGGTCCATCAGGGCTCATCCTTAAAGAAAAAGCTTTTTTACTGGGGATTGTCCATTGCAGAACAACGCTATCAACACACGGCTAAGTCGTATAATAACCCGCTGCCTTCTTCACTCGAATGGAAATACCTTCTTGCAAAACAGATTATTTTTACAAAAATCCATGAGCAACTGGGCGGTCGAATTCGTCTGATGGTTTCTGGTGGCGCTCCGCTAAACGCAGAGATTTGCAAATTCTTTACAAAAATCGGCATTCCTATTGTTGAAGGGTATGGAATGTCAGAATGTGCCCCCCTCATCGCCTGTACAAGACTAACAGAACCACGTCCTGGTACGGTCGGTAGACCTGCGCCTGGTACAGAGGTTCGTTTAGGTGCCGATAACGAGTTGCTTGCGAAAAGCCCGAGCGTCATGATGGGATATTACAACTTACCGGAAAAAACTGCAGAGACGATTACAGATGGGTGGCTCCATACTGGGGATATTGCAGAGATGGACGGAGATGGCTGTATCAGAATTGTAGACCGCAAAAAAAGTATTCTCGTTTTATCTACAGGTAAAAATGTTTCCCCCCAAGCAGTAGAGCAAAGGCTCTCCATGAGCCGCTTTATACAGCAATCTGCCGTAATCGGCAACAACCGCAAATATGTATCGGCTCTGATTGTTCCTGATTTTTCAGTTTTGAAAGCGCATGCAGAAAAGCACGGCTGGTCAGAAACCACTCCTGAGCAGTGGAATCAATCCCCTGCACTTTCACAACTGATCCAGCAGGAAATGGATCGTTTACTAAAAGATTTTGCTTCCTACGAAAAACCAAAAACATTTGCGATCTTGAAAGAGCCTTTTTCAGCCGATAAAGGAGAACTTACCCCTACTCTCAAGATCCGTATCTCTCAAGTGGAGAAAAATTATGCAGATACCATCGCTACCCTATATCACTCATCTGACCATCCACTTGAAGGGGCGCACTTAACTCCTGTTGCACAAGCATAA